A stretch of Mucilaginibacter terrae DNA encodes these proteins:
- a CDS encoding DNA polymerase III subunit gamma/tau yields MDNFIVSARKYRPVTFESVVGQQHVTNTLKNAIRNNQLAQAFLFCGPRGVGKTTCARILAKTINCTNLQPNGEACGECDSCRAFQNGNSFNVHELDAASNNSVDDIRSLIEQVRIPPQAGRYKVYIIDEVHMLSQAAFNAFLKTLEEPPNYAIFILATTEKHKILPTILSRCQIFDFNRIRVEDMANHLASIAQKESIGFENDGLHIIAQKADGGLRDALSMFDQIVSFSGGTVTYRSVIENLNILDYDYYFNVTDSLLSEDTTKTLLLFDEILSNGFDGSHFITGLSGHLRNLLVAKDAATLKLLEVSEGIRQKYLQQSQQASTSFLLSAMNIANQCDLSYKLSKNQRLQVELALLKICHLQAAFTSASMPAVNGQDLKKNSEPNVTAAPQPPKPAVSTPTPAVLAPQAPVAAQVEEPKPAYQATPSLNATPAITSTPSLSPQSQVHHQTEALPSASPQPEIAKPAPPVRPLTGSLLTTPSLTPSLKGGVASTAVIEDEEDPYVYGTDKESFTNDSFLKCWNDYVAKVKAENKSTLVAILTTSAPVMLQPYVFDLIISNRTQEVVFREEKPGLMNHLRTTLRNFDIEVNARVDEQVVVRKPYTSIEKFQHMAAKNPNLMELKKTFGLDFD; encoded by the coding sequence GTGGATAATTTTATAGTTTCGGCCCGTAAATACCGCCCGGTTACTTTTGAAAGCGTTGTAGGTCAGCAACATGTGACCAATACTTTAAAAAATGCTATCAGGAATAATCAGCTGGCGCAGGCATTTTTATTCTGCGGACCGCGTGGGGTGGGTAAAACAACGTGTGCACGTATATTAGCTAAAACCATAAACTGCACCAACCTGCAGCCCAATGGCGAGGCTTGCGGTGAGTGCGATTCATGCCGTGCTTTTCAAAATGGAAACTCATTTAATGTACACGAACTGGATGCGGCATCGAACAATTCGGTTGATGATATACGCAGCCTAATTGAGCAGGTACGCATACCGCCACAAGCTGGCCGCTACAAAGTGTACATCATCGATGAGGTGCACATGCTATCGCAGGCCGCATTCAACGCTTTCCTGAAAACGCTGGAAGAGCCGCCTAATTACGCCATATTTATATTAGCCACTACCGAGAAGCATAAAATTCTTCCTACCATACTTTCGCGCTGTCAGATTTTTGATTTTAACCGCATCCGGGTAGAAGATATGGCCAATCACCTGGCCTCCATTGCGCAAAAAGAAAGCATTGGTTTTGAAAACGATGGCCTGCACATCATAGCCCAAAAAGCCGATGGTGGTTTGCGCGATGCCTTATCGATGTTTGACCAGATCGTAAGTTTTTCGGGCGGAACGGTTACCTATCGTTCGGTTATCGAAAACCTGAATATTCTTGATTACGACTATTATTTTAACGTAACTGATAGCCTGCTAAGCGAAGACACTACCAAAACGCTGCTACTGTTTGATGAAATATTATCGAACGGTTTTGATGGGTCGCATTTTATTACCGGTTTGAGTGGGCACCTCCGTAACTTGCTGGTAGCTAAAGATGCGGCAACGTTAAAGCTTTTAGAGGTGAGCGAGGGCATCCGTCAAAAGTATTTACAGCAATCGCAGCAGGCCAGTACATCGTTCCTGCTATCGGCTATGAATATTGCCAACCAGTGCGATTTGAGCTACAAACTGAGTAAAAATCAGCGGCTACAAGTAGAGCTGGCACTGCTCAAAATATGCCACTTACAAGCCGCATTTACTTCCGCCAGCATGCCAGCCGTTAACGGTCAGGACTTAAAAAAAAACTCTGAACCAAACGTAACAGCTGCTCCGCAGCCACCAAAACCAGCTGTTAGCACGCCTACGCCGGCGGTTTTGGCACCTCAAGCACCAGTAGCGGCGCAGGTTGAGGAACCTAAGCCAGCATACCAGGCTACACCATCTTTGAATGCAACACCTGCAATAACTTCAACGCCATCGTTGTCGCCACAGTCGCAGGTGCATCATCAAACCGAGGCGTTGCCGTCGGCATCGCCGCAGCCCGAGATAGCTAAACCAGCTCCACCAGTAAGGCCATTAACCGGGTCGTTGTTGACTACGCCTTCATTAACCCCATCATTAAAAGGAGGCGTAGCAAGCACAGCCGTAATTGAGGATGAGGAAGATCCATATGTTTATGGTACAGATAAGGAAAGCTTTACCAACGACAGCTTTTTAAAATGCTGGAACGATTATGTGGCTAAGGTAAAAGCAGAGAATAAATCCACACTTGTGGCTATATTAACTACCAGTGCACCGGTGATGCTGCAACCTTATGTATTTGATCTGATCATAAGCAATCGTACACAGGAAGTTGTTTTTAGGGAAGAAAAGCCGGGCTTAATGAATCATTTGCGTACAACGCTACGCAATTTTGATATTGAAGTAAATGCCCGCGTAGATGAGCAGGTTGTGGTAAGAAAGCCTTATACCTCGATTGAAAAATTTCAACACATGGCTGCCAAAAATCCCAACTTAATGGAGCTTAAAAAGACTTTTGGGTTGGATTTTGATTAA
- a CDS encoding type I phosphomannose isomerase catalytic subunit: MSTLYPLKFKTIYKDKIWGGQKIKTYLHKDFGNLPNCGETWEISGVKSDVSVVDNGALQGQSLAALLEEHKEALVGKAVYERFGNEFPLLVKFIDANEDLSIQVHPNDELARKRHNSFGKTEMWYVIEADPGSSLIAGFSEEVSQEVYVEKLNSGHLTDILNREDVKAGDVFFLPAGRVHTIGKGLLIAEIQQTSDITYRIYDFDRVDDKGNKRELHTEEALAAIDYKKYPNYRTDYTPVKNEDVHLVSCPYFTTNVMDYTEAVSKDYSSLDSFVIYVCLEGSYELKYNGESYPVKMGECLLLPNTVDKVELTTEDGFKILESYIA; this comes from the coding sequence ATGTCAACACTCTATCCTCTAAAATTTAAAACCATTTACAAAGACAAAATATGGGGCGGTCAAAAGATCAAAACCTATTTACATAAAGATTTTGGCAACCTGCCTAACTGCGGCGAAACCTGGGAAATATCGGGCGTAAAATCGGATGTTTCGGTGGTTGACAATGGTGCATTGCAAGGCCAGTCTTTAGCGGCATTATTAGAAGAGCATAAAGAGGCATTGGTTGGCAAAGCCGTTTACGAACGTTTTGGCAACGAGTTTCCATTATTGGTAAAGTTTATCGATGCCAACGAAGATCTTTCGATACAGGTGCACCCTAATGATGAACTGGCCCGTAAACGTCACAATTCATTTGGCAAAACCGAAATGTGGTACGTTATTGAGGCCGATCCGGGTTCGAGTTTAATTGCCGGGTTTAGCGAAGAGGTAAGCCAGGAGGTTTATGTAGAAAAGCTAAACAGCGGCCACCTCACTGATATATTGAACCGCGAAGATGTTAAAGCCGGTGATGTTTTCTTTTTACCAGCCGGCCGTGTTCACACTATTGGCAAAGGCTTGCTGATTGCCGAAATTCAGCAAACTTCAGACATTACCTATCGCATTTACGATTTTGACCGTGTAGACGATAAAGGCAACAAGCGCGAACTGCATACAGAGGAAGCGTTAGCAGCTATCGACTACAAAAAGTATCCTAACTATCGTACAGACTACACCCCGGTAAAAAACGAAGACGTACACCTGGTAAGTTGCCCATACTTTACTACTAACGTAATGGACTATACCGAGGCGGTGAGCAAAGATTATTCATCGCTCGACTCATTTGTTATTTATGTGTGTTTAGAAGGTAGCTACGAGCTTAAATATAACGGCGAAAGCTACCCGGTGAAAATGGGAGAGTGCTTGCTGCTACCCAACACGGTAGATAAGGTAGAGCTAACAACCGAAGACGGCTTCAAAATATTGGAAAGCTATATTGCCTAA
- a CDS encoding PH domain-containing protein produces MATMFKSKIGLELVIPLGIILIGTSIPMILDGAWPGLIIVGLVALFSAHMLLTTYYVVDNGMVNVRCGFFVNRNIEIGSIKSIKETNNAFSSPAASLDRLEINYNKYDSVMISPKDKAGFIALLKSIKPDIEVKLKEK; encoded by the coding sequence ATGGCTACCATGTTTAAATCAAAAATAGGGTTGGAGTTGGTAATACCTTTAGGTATTATTTTAATTGGTACATCAATACCTATGATTTTGGATGGTGCATGGCCCGGACTTATTATTGTTGGATTGGTTGCATTATTTTCAGCACATATGCTATTAACAACATACTACGTGGTTGATAACGGTATGGTTAATGTGCGTTGCGGATTCTTTGTTAATCGGAATATTGAAATTGGTTCGATTAAAAGTATTAAGGAAACAAATAATGCTTTTAGTTCGCCAGCTGCATCATTAGACAGGCTCGAAATTAATTACAATAAATACGATTCGGTAATGATCTCGCCCAAAGACAAAGCCGGCTTTATAGCCTTGCTTAAAAGCATCAAGCCCGATATTGAAGTGAAACTAAAGGAAAAATAA
- a CDS encoding NADP-dependent isocitrate dehydrogenase, producing MSKIKVENPVVELDGDEMTRIIWQFIKDKLILPYLEVDLKYYDLGIEYRDETNDQVTIDAANAIKEYGVGIKCATITPDEERVKEFGLKQMWKSPNGTIRNILDGTVFREPIVMSNVPRLVPNWTAPICIGRHAFGDQYRATDFVTKGKGKLTVTFTPEDGGEVQSYEVFNFKGDGVALSMYNTDESIIGFAHACFNQALMKGWPLYLSTKNTILKKYDGRFKDIFEEIYQADYKAKFAEAGIVYEHRLIDDMVASALKWIGNFVWACKNYDGDVQSDTVAQGFGSLGLMTSTLVTPDGTVMEAEAAHGTVTRHYREHQKGNPTSTNPIASIFAWTRGLEFRGKLDGNQELIDFCHTLEQVCIETVESGKMTKDLAITVKAKVEHGVDYLYTEEFLEAINENLKAKLVK from the coding sequence ATGTCAAAAATTAAAGTAGAAAATCCGGTAGTTGAACTGGATGGCGACGAGATGACCCGCATCATCTGGCAATTTATTAAGGATAAACTGATTCTTCCGTACCTGGAAGTAGATTTGAAGTACTACGATTTAGGTATCGAGTACCGCGACGAAACTAACGACCAGGTTACTATTGATGCTGCCAACGCTATTAAAGAGTACGGTGTAGGTATTAAATGTGCTACCATTACTCCTGATGAGGAGCGCGTTAAAGAATTTGGTTTGAAACAAATGTGGAAATCGCCAAATGGTACTATCCGTAACATTCTGGACGGTACTGTATTCCGTGAGCCTATTGTAATGAGCAATGTACCTCGTTTGGTTCCAAACTGGACTGCCCCAATTTGCATTGGCCGTCACGCATTTGGCGATCAGTACCGTGCTACCGATTTTGTTACTAAAGGCAAAGGTAAATTAACTGTAACCTTCACCCCTGAAGATGGCGGCGAAGTACAATCATACGAAGTATTTAACTTTAAAGGTGATGGTGTGGCTTTGTCAATGTACAACACCGATGAATCGATCATTGGTTTTGCACACGCTTGCTTTAACCAGGCTTTAATGAAAGGCTGGCCTTTATACCTGTCAACCAAAAACACCATCCTTAAAAAATACGATGGCCGTTTTAAAGACATCTTTGAAGAGATTTACCAGGCAGATTACAAAGCTAAATTTGCCGAAGCTGGTATCGTATACGAGCACCGTTTAATTGACGACATGGTTGCATCGGCCTTAAAATGGATCGGTAACTTTGTATGGGCTTGTAAAAACTATGATGGCGACGTACAGTCTGACACCGTTGCACAAGGTTTTGGTTCATTAGGTTTAATGACCTCTACTTTGGTTACTCCTGATGGCACCGTAATGGAAGCCGAAGCAGCGCACGGTACGGTAACCCGTCACTACCGTGAGCACCAAAAAGGTAACCCAACTTCAACTAACCCTATCGCTTCTATCTTTGCCTGGACCCGTGGTTTAGAGTTCCGTGGTAAACTGGACGGTAACCAGGAGCTGATCGATTTTTGCCACACTTTAGAGCAGGTTTGTATTGAAACTGTTGAAAGCGGCAAAATGACCAAAGATTTGGCTATTACCGTTAAAGCTAAAGTAGAGCACGGTGTTGATTACTTATACACCGAAGAGTTTTTGGAAGCCATTAACGAAAACCTGAAAGCTAAACTGGTTAAGTAA